Proteins encoded within one genomic window of Triticum aestivum cultivar Chinese Spring chromosome 2D, IWGSC CS RefSeq v2.1, whole genome shotgun sequence:
- the LOC123055847 gene encoding serine/arginine repetitive matrix protein 1: MDRGATSSPQPPELLCSLPEPAGVLVAPTPFPSSSSLKLSLTTPSSCFSHREPWSRRLELHDRTSLPRRVPVVPRPPVVVRLATSSSLLEREPCRLCHHPASLVAAFARSGQALRSRPPPSQVRRSRSPSSSRPPRKSGRLLLCFCFEQEVDTPPSHDRASPAGAVPSILPTAATPPNPPRDLPCLFAPTQRLHSSAPAGPASPAELPAAGSGRLRPVPLAPSPRVPCPAKPRHPPAGARLGRTQRRPARLRRVPAPEPPVELHCLRARKSPPSRLPRQPHRSKRAPPGASSSLARPSPELLWSRTSSVTPNGHFVSLVAAVDSQAAPCLLLPSSSSASSLSNPSLSQILRRHGCPPLHRLCIERRSTPRWPVDRALVPVSGSFVRPRRRARQVLRRRQVLLPLLPSPSPPAASSSNEQRMRCRCPVPHVDRALPSHAWAARLQIRPRPSSSAKFQRSLPGLLLTDWA; encoded by the exons ATGGATCGAGGCGCTACCTCCAGCCCGCAGCCGCCGGAGCTGCTCTGTTCCTTGCCCGAACCAGCAGGCGTCCTCGTCGCCCCTACTCCCttcccttcctcttcttcgctgaaGCTCTCCCTGACCACCCCCTCGTCGTGTTTCTCTCACAGGGAACCATGGAGCCGCCGCTTGGAGCTCCATGACCGCACCTCCCTGCCGCGACGAGTCCCCGTCGTCCCGAGGCCACCTGTCGTTGTCCGGCTGGCAACAAGCAGCAGCTTGCTGGAGCGCGAGCCCTGCCGG CTGTGCCACCACCCTGCTTCGCTCGTCGCCGCCTTTGCAAGATCCGGCCAGGCCCTGCGTTCCCGGCCTCCTCCCAGCCAAGTTCGCCGCAGCCGCTCCCCAAGCTCCTCCAGGCCGCCGCGCAagtccggccgcctcctcctctgcttctgcTTCGAGCAGGAGGTCGACACACCGCCGAGCCACGACCGCGCGTCGCCTGC GGGAGCTGTCCCATCAATCCTCCccaccgccgccactccaccaaatccccctcgggatctcccctGCCTGTTCGCCCCAACCCAGCGCCTCCACT CATCAGCTCCCGCAGGTCCGGCGAGCCCTGCcgagctccccgccgccggatcGGGCCGCCTCCGCCCGGTTCCCCTCGCGCCGTCGCCCCGCGTGCCCTGCCCCGCCAAGCCGCGCCATCCTCCTGCCGGCGCCCGCCTGGGAAGAACGCAGCGTCGCCCCGCTCGCCTTCGTCGTGTGCCTGCGCCCGAGCCTCCCGTCGAGCTCCACTGTCTCCGTGCCCGCAAGTCGCCGCCGTCCCGGCTGCCTCGTCAACCCCATCGTTCAAAACGGGCACCACCAGGAGCTTCTTCCAGcctcgcgcgcccgagccccgagctCCTCTGGTCGCGCACGAGCTCCGTGACCCCCAACGGCCACTTCGTCAGCCTCGTCGCCGCCGTTGACTCGCAGGCAGCACCTTGCCTCCTCCTCCCGTCCTCTTCTTCGGCCTCCTCTCTCTCTAATCCCTCTCTCTCCCAGATACTCCGTCGCCATGGATGCCCGCCGCTGCATCGTCTCTGCATCGAACGCCGCTCGACCCCGCGTTGGCCCGTCGACCGCGCCCTCGTCCCTGTATCCGGCTCCTTCGTCCGCCCTCGCCGGAGAGCGCGCCAAGTCCTCCGCCGTCGCCAAGTTCTGCTGCCCCTGCTTCCATCTCCGTCGCCGCCGGCTGCATCGAGCAGCAACGAGCAGAGGATGAGGTGCCGCTGCCCTGTGCCTCACGTTGACCGCGCCCTGCCTTCCCACGCCTGGGCAGCGCGCCTCCAGATCAGGCCCAGGCCCAGCTCCAGCGCCAAGTTCCAGCGCTccctgcccggcctcctcctcaccgACTGGGCTtag